In a single window of the Scyliorhinus torazame isolate Kashiwa2021f chromosome 2, sScyTor2.1, whole genome shotgun sequence genome:
- the znf148 gene encoding zinc finger protein 148 has protein sequence MNIEEKLDRIFLKCGSINEMQSSRPLVVVGGVADQPSVHIGAQETVLEEREISHEEILQQETGLQENALPQEELISHDELMIHEETVKNDDDENDGHERLPQTLTYELNVNVKQEIQYAEEVGQLKKDKGQQKEPIDLQKKKKRKQRSPSKILTINEDGSLGLKCLKSHICEHCNAAFRTNYHLQRHVFIHTGEKPYQCSQCSMRFIQKYLLQRHEKIHTGEKPFQCDECDMRFIQKYHMERHKRTHSGEKPYQCEYCHQYFSRTDRVLKHKRMCHENRDRKLKCALKMGDMGGNEEDPNISLQHKDNPLPRKKKQKTDKSRSSAPLTDKQCTVEKLDLKKDENESDYSSLYSISSKVKDEYMVTEYSVEIPHSSNSGDPLESTSGDIHPPKLVIKKVSSKRSQKLELEPSQAMSALSTYEENKVTKYTYELIDKPGLLDSEGNHDIDQVDSLQEVPSKPVHNSNNYDDAMQFLKKKRYLQAASNNSREYALNVGQIASQPSVTQAAVASVIDESTAASMLDSQSLSVEIKNSHDKSGIPDEVLQTLLDHYSHKANGQHEMSFSVADTEVASSMSINTSDVAEVAQTERAGASSQSTSSDKASMLHEYSKFLQQALERTSQNDAYLPNQTLTFGTDSPTLSSQPLFSSMASMTMQRGFRSGMGSPLRPSSEKSHYGLMVGESQHSFSFTSEETNHSSVSAQEFLDQMTSQKKVEAQPVHQAYQIGTFEQTFRAQYQNVRAGVPPPYSVANGQVNLRVRGAGAEFSEFPLVGVPEGRAQMTASPDATASQAFG, from the exons ATGAATATTGAAGAGAAGCTTGATCGGATTTTTCTTAAATGCGGCAGTATAAATGAAATGCAGTCTTCCAGACCGCTAGTTGTGGTGGGTGGGGTTGCCGATCAACCCTCTGTACATATAGGAGCACAGGAAACTGTGTTAGAAGAGAGGGAGATCTCTCATGAAGAAATTCTCCAACAAGAAACTGGTTTGCAGGAAAATGCCCTCCCACAGGAGGAGCTTATTTCACATGATGAGCTAATGATCCACGAGGAAACGGTTAAAAATGATGATGATGAAAATGATGGGCATGAAAGGCTTCCTCAAACGTTAACATATGAGCTAAAT GTAAATGTAAAACAGGAAATTCAATATGCTGAAGAAGTTGGACAACTGAAGAAAGATAAAGGGCAACAAAAAGAACCAATAGATttgcaaaagaaaaagaaaaggaagcaaCGTTCTCCTTCTAAG ATTCTAACGATAAATGAAGATGGATCACTTGGGCTAAAATGCCTGAAATCTCATATCTGTGAGCACTGTAATGCTGCCTTTCGTACAAACTACCACTTGCAGAGACACGTTTTCATCCATACAG GTGAAAAACCCTATCAGTGCAGCCAATGCAGCATGCGTTTTATTCAGAAATATTTGCTGCAAAGACATGAGAAGATTCATACTG GTGAAAAGCCTTTTCAGTGTGATGAATGTGACATGAGGTTCATACAGAAATATCATATGGAGAGGCATAAGCGCactcacagtggagagaaaccatatCAGTGTGAATACTGCCACCAG TATTTCTCCAGAACTGATCGTGTATTAAAACATAAACGCATGTGCCATGAAAACAGAGATAGAAAACTGAAGTGTGCATTGAAGATGGGTGATATGGGAGGGAATGAGGAAGATCCAAACATTTCCTTGCAACATAAAGATAATCCATTGCCACGGAAAAAGAAGCAAAAAACAGATAAATCCAGGTCTTCTGCCCCACTCACTGACAAACAGTGCACGGTGGAAAAGTTGGATCTGAAAAAAGATGAAAATGAGAGTGATTACTCGTCACTCTATAGTATTTCTTCAAAAGTGAAAGATGAATATATGGTGACTGAATACTCTGTTGAAATACCGCATTCGTCCAACAGTGGTGATCCTCTAGAAAGTACGTCCGGGGATATCCATCCACCAAAACTGGTCATCAAGAAAGTTAGCAGCAAAAGAAGTCAGAAACTAGAGTTGGAACCAAGCCAGGCAATGTCTGCATTGTCCACATATGAAGAAAATAAAGTTACAAAATATACATATGAACTTATTGATAAACCAGGTCTGCTGGACTCTGAGGGAAACCATGACATTGATCAGGTGGATTCCTTACAGGAAGTTCCCAGTAAACCTGTGCATAACAGTAACAATTATGATGATGCAATGCAGTTTCTCAAGAAAAAGCGTTATTTGCAAGCAGCAAGTAATAATAGTAGGGAGTATGCCCTGAACGTAGGCCAGATAGCGTCACAGCCATCTGTGACCCAAGCAGCTGTGGCTAGTGTCATTGATGAAAGTACAGCAGCATCTATGTTGGACTCCCAATCGTTGAGTGTTGAAATAAAGAATAGTCATGACAAAAGTGGGATTCCCGATGAGGTACTGCAGACTCTGTTAGACCATTACTCTCATAAGGCAAATGGACAGCATGAAATGTCTTTTAGTGTCGCTGATACAGAAGTGGCCTCGAGTATGTCAATAAACACTTCAGATGTAGCTGAGGTTGCCCAGACAGAGAGAGCTGGTGCAAGTTCCCAATCAACATCTTCAGACAAAGCCAGTATGCTCCATGAATATTCAAAATTCCTTCAGCAAGCCTTGGAAAGAACAAGCCAGAATGATGCATATTTACCCAATCAGACCCTTACTTTTGGAACTGATAGCCCGACCCTTTCTAGTCAACCATTGTTTTCTTCCATGGCCTCCATGACTATGCAGCGTGGCTTTAGGTCAGGCATGGGTTCACCATTGCGACCATCTTCTGAGAAGTCCCACTATGGTTTAATGGTTGGCGAGTCACAGCACTCCTTTTCTTTTACAAGCGAGGAGACAAATCATAGTTCTGTCTCGGCACAAGAATTCTTGGATCAGATGACATCTCAGAAGAAGGTAGAAGCTCAGCCTGTCCATCAAGCCTACCAAATAGGTACATTTGAACAGACATTCAGAGCTCAGTACCAGAATGTAAGGGCTGGTGTGCCGCCCCCATACAGTGTTGCCAATGGACAAGTAAATCTGAGAGtacgtggggctggtgcagagttttCAGAGTTCCCCTTAGTGGGTGTACCAGAGGGAAGA